A genomic region of Sulfobacillus acidophilus DSM 10332 contains the following coding sequences:
- a CDS encoding FAD-dependent pyridine nucleotide-disulfide oxidoreductase (PFAM: Pyridine nucleotide-disulphide oxidoreductase~COGs: COG1148 Heterodisulfide reductase subunit A and related polyferredoxins~InterPro IPR001327~KEGG: bts:Btus_2496 FAD-dependent pyridine nucleotide-disulfide oxidoreductase~PFAM: Pyridine nucleotide-disulphide oxidoreductase, NAD-binding region~SPTR: FAD-dependent pyridine nucleotide-disulfide oxidoreductase) has product MSATDRILVVGAGPAGIEAARGAADMGQPVLLVEAKAEIGGTPYEHYATLTPHLHETHEAMAAMVEGIKNHPLIDLRTNTRVVDSAGEGGQFRVTLENAAGERQTEEVGAVVIATGFQHFDPGRETQLYGYYEYDDVITLVDAEHMFKQGQVVRPSTGKPPERVAFIQCVGSRDRQIGNQWCSKVCCGIASKQSIEIKRMLPDAKVFIFYIDMRMYGFWEDQLYWKAQEEYKVNYIRGIVTEVIKKGDKLLIKGEDTTMGRPMEVLMDMVILSVGMEPSAGTRQMAEIFNIPKESHGYLATQGEPLDTVTTKVPGIFVAGAAAGPKDIEDSVSMGGAAAIKAVSYLKRLNRSAV; this is encoded by the coding sequence ATGTCGGCAACGGATCGAATTTTGGTGGTAGGGGCAGGTCCCGCGGGTATTGAAGCGGCCCGCGGGGCGGCCGATATGGGGCAGCCGGTATTGCTGGTCGAAGCGAAAGCGGAAATCGGGGGGACACCTTACGAGCATTATGCCACGTTGACGCCCCATTTACATGAGACCCATGAGGCCATGGCCGCCATGGTAGAGGGGATTAAGAACCATCCATTGATTGACTTGCGAACCAATACCCGGGTGGTAGACAGTGCGGGAGAGGGTGGGCAGTTCCGCGTCACGCTGGAAAATGCGGCGGGCGAGCGCCAGACGGAAGAAGTGGGAGCTGTGGTGATTGCCACCGGTTTTCAGCACTTTGATCCCGGTCGGGAGACCCAGCTATACGGTTACTACGAATATGATGACGTGATTACGTTGGTTGACGCCGAGCACATGTTTAAACAGGGGCAGGTGGTACGTCCGTCGACCGGCAAGCCGCCTGAGCGGGTCGCGTTTATCCAATGTGTGGGATCGCGTGATCGGCAGATCGGTAATCAGTGGTGTTCCAAAGTCTGTTGTGGCATTGCCTCTAAGCAGTCGATCGAGATTAAGCGGATGTTGCCGGACGCGAAAGTCTTTATCTTTTACATTGACATGCGGATGTATGGATTTTGGGAGGATCAACTCTATTGGAAAGCTCAAGAAGAGTACAAAGTCAATTATATTCGCGGGATTGTCACCGAAGTCATCAAAAAAGGTGACAAGCTGTTAATCAAGGGTGAAGACACCACCATGGGGCGGCCAATGGAAGTGCTGATGGATATGGTGATTTTGTCCGTGGGCATGGAACCGTCCGCAGGCACCCGGCAGATGGCGGAAATCTTCAATATCCCCAAAGAGTCCCACGGATATTTGGCGACCCAAGGCGAGCCGTTGGATACGGTGACCACCAAGGTACCGGGAATTTTTGTGGCGGGTGCCGCTGCCGGACCGAAAGATATTGAAGACAGCGTATCGATGGGAGGCGCCGCGGCGATTAAAGCCGTTAGCTATT